The genomic segment atttttcatttaacaaaTTACATCACATTGCTGTGTTCAAACCCAGAGCCTTTTCAAACACCTTCTGTGCATCCTCAGCAAGCATGTCAAGGGAAGAACTGAGTGCTCTGTAGGTGAATGCAGAAGAGAGGGTCGATGCTATTGGGATtccaatgaatgaaaaaaatctgaacctTTCCTTTGCTATCATTATAGCAAGATcagtcacagaaaaacacaccttAACGATCAAatctatgttttgtttttttgcactcaGTGGTGACGTCATCACTGCTCTGAGATCCTCCAATGGCACTTTTGTACGACAAGCAAGATTCTGCAGTGACTCAGTATTAAGACCAAAAGAAACTTGGTACCCTTTAATGACAGCAGCCAGCATTATCAAATCAGCAGCACAAGAGAGCCCAGGGATGGGTACAGCTGCTGCAAGTGCAGATGCAGAGGCGCAGaactttattttatcttgtaaaGCCTCTTTCTTCTTCCTGATGACCTCCAGGCTGATGTTGAGCATGGCCAACAGCAGAACATCCCTCTTGTGTGCAGGAAGTTCTTTCTCGAGGGTCTGCTGTAGAAGAGGGAAGTCATACAGGTGGAGATCAAAGCTGGACACCAGGAAGACTTGTGGAGATTCAACACCTTTTTTTACAAAACCTGATGGACAAAGAGAACAGAGGAGTTTATATCAGAtgatgaaattaaaatgaaatgagaaaACAACTCTTTAGCTTTCTTATGTCAAGATACATTTCCCTGCAACCCTCTCCTTCCCTTCATCTCAACCTGGGCTGCCCATGTGTAAACTTCTGGCTCTTGGCCCTTTTAAATGAAGCAGTATGTTTTGTATGTGTCTTAATGTTTCAGGCATTTGTGATTTCTCCCTGTAAACTTAAACTTACCTTGAATGCAGTTTTCCCTGATCTCTTGAAGAGTTCTTTCTGCGTTGAACTCCCTCTGACTTCTTTCTTCATTACGTAAGTTATCGTCAATCTTCGAGCGAACAAAGTAGAACTTTTTCTTCATCTTCTGAATCTACAGAGCGAGCTTCACATCATTTTCTCTGAAGCGATCACATGACacgatgatgaagaagtcaaacCTTTTAAATCCAACATGCTGCAGGTATTTGTCAGCTAGAAAGTTGGGGCTG from the Centropristis striata isolate RG_2023a ecotype Rhode Island chromosome 16, C.striata_1.0, whole genome shotgun sequence genome contains:
- the LOC131988113 gene encoding interferon-inducible GTPase 5-like; protein product: MKKKFYFVRSKIDDNLRNEERSQREFNAERTLQEIRENCIQGFVKKGVESPQVFLVSSFDLHLYDFPLLQQTLEKELPAHKRDVLLLAMLNISLEVIRKKKEALQDKIKFCASASALAAAVPIPGLSCAADLIMLAAVIKGYQVSFGLNTESLQNLACRTKVPLEDLRAVMTSPLSAKKQNIDLIVKVCFSVTDLAIMIAKERFRFFSFIGIPIASTLSSAFTYRALSSSLDMLAEDAQKVFEKALGLNTAM